A genomic segment from Saprospiraceae bacterium encodes:
- a CDS encoding SDR family NAD(P)-dependent oxidoreductase, whose translation MTNEGSALTAKVVAALEKVGHRVVVLNLPNTTPIPSTASVDLLAHSDQAVQTAISAIQVQYGTVGSFLYLHPHFECQHGQFAQHFPAERELLKSLFFLAKHLQAPLNALGQKQRANFMTVTRLDGKLGQGKRGNVSVLGGGITGLVKSLNLEWSPVFCRALDIQPELSSDQIATQIVAELHDADVAHIEVAFSEEGRKTTSVQPVKVPENAIIRTTVTTDAVFLVSGGARGVTATCVIEMAKAFQCKFILLGRSSLDYELPAYANDAADESNLKRLIMNDLIAKGEKPSLPKVKAIYQDIVAKKEIDETIGQIQAAGGQVAYLQGDVTRLASFQQELAALTPAFGKITGILHGAGRLADKYIQDKTEADFENVLSVKLDGLLSLLQTVPLDQLDHLILFSSVAGFYGNVGQTDYAMANEILSKAGWLFKTNHPKTHVSAINWGAWDSGMVSGELKAQFEAAGVSLVNSAGGAAMLVNELNVDYADQPQMIIGGTLPAAISYISEDLKTFRIRRNLTLEENTFLNHHVIQGKAVLPVVNAVGWMSQACENLYPDFRVFSVEDTKLFKGIVFDGTQKENYLIELKEIEKNKEEIIFETTVLSEGEKLPTYHYKAKVVLLNKQIKREAPVFTPTLSGTYQPTNGAVLYQDGSLFHGKYFQGIEQILDLTEKQIILSCKAPMVPLAAQGQFPVKSVNTFFADIQYQGMVVWVQRFMEGAKSLPLQTDSAVLYEKIPFEKALFVQVTIEEATDFKMVATCTVYDQTGKVYMQTKGATVTVSKQLSW comes from the coding sequence GTGACAAATGAAGGTTCAGCATTAACTGCGAAGGTGGTTGCCGCGTTAGAAAAAGTCGGCCATCGCGTCGTTGTGCTGAACCTTCCTAATACTACGCCAATACCCTCTACCGCATCCGTCGACCTTTTGGCACACTCCGATCAAGCCGTCCAAACGGCTATCTCGGCCATCCAAGTCCAATATGGCACAGTCGGAAGTTTCCTATACCTACATCCACATTTTGAATGCCAGCACGGCCAATTCGCCCAACATTTCCCAGCAGAGCGCGAGCTACTCAAAAGCCTCTTCTTCCTGGCCAAACATTTACAAGCACCTTTAAATGCCTTAGGCCAAAAACAGCGGGCTAATTTCATGACTGTCACCCGCCTGGATGGAAAACTGGGCCAAGGGAAACGCGGAAATGTATCCGTCCTTGGTGGTGGCATCACGGGCTTGGTGAAAAGTCTCAACCTCGAATGGTCTCCGGTTTTTTGCCGCGCACTAGATATTCAACCCGAACTAAGCAGCGATCAAATAGCGACCCAGATTGTCGCCGAATTACACGACGCGGATGTGGCGCACATCGAAGTGGCGTTTTCGGAGGAGGGGCGTAAAACCACTAGCGTCCAACCCGTAAAAGTGCCCGAAAATGCGATCATCCGCACCACCGTCACCACCGATGCTGTTTTTCTGGTCAGTGGCGGCGCCCGAGGCGTTACCGCGACCTGTGTCATTGAGATGGCCAAAGCTTTTCAATGTAAATTCATCTTATTAGGACGTTCTTCCCTTGATTATGAACTTCCTGCTTACGCCAATGACGCAGCCGACGAAAGCAACCTTAAGCGACTCATTATGAATGACTTAATAGCGAAAGGAGAAAAGCCAAGCCTACCTAAGGTCAAAGCCATCTACCAGGATATTGTCGCCAAGAAAGAGATCGACGAAACCATTGGCCAGATACAAGCCGCTGGTGGGCAAGTGGCCTACTTACAAGGGGATGTTACCCGCCTGGCCAGTTTCCAGCAGGAATTAGCAGCCCTTACCCCTGCATTTGGAAAAATCACCGGTATCCTGCACGGTGCCGGCCGACTGGCAGATAAATACATACAGGATAAAACGGAAGCAGATTTTGAAAATGTTTTATCTGTAAAATTAGATGGCTTGTTAAGTCTTTTACAAACGGTTCCTTTAGATCAACTTGATCATCTCATTTTATTTTCATCGGTCGCCGGTTTTTATGGTAATGTGGGACAAACCGACTATGCCATGGCCAATGAGATTTTGAGCAAGGCGGGATGGCTCTTTAAAACCAACCATCCGAAGACCCATGTATCTGCCATCAATTGGGGCGCGTGGGATAGCGGGATGGTCAGTGGTGAATTAAAAGCCCAATTCGAGGCAGCAGGGGTTAGCTTGGTCAATAGCGCGGGTGGTGCGGCCATGTTGGTCAATGAGCTGAATGTCGACTATGCAGATCAGCCTCAAATGATTATCGGTGGCACCTTGCCGGCAGCCATTAGCTATATTAGTGAAGATTTGAAAACCTTTCGCATTCGTCGAAACTTGACACTAGAAGAAAATACCTTCCTAAACCATCATGTCATCCAAGGTAAAGCCGTGCTCCCTGTGGTGAACGCAGTAGGTTGGATGTCACAGGCCTGCGAAAATTTATACCCAGATTTCCGGGTCTTTAGCGTGGAGGATACCAAATTGTTCAAAGGCATTGTTTTTGACGGCACGCAAAAGGAAAACTACTTGATCGAATTAAAGGAAATTGAAAAAAATAAAGAGGAGATTATTTTTGAAACCACCGTATTGAGTGAAGGAGAAAAACTGCCTACTTACCATTACAAAGCCAAAGTGGTACTCCTAAACAAGCAGATAAAACGGGAAGCCCCAGTCTTCACCCCTACCTTAAGTGGCACGTACCAGCCGACTAATGGCGCTGTTCTGTACCAGGATGGCTCCCTTTTCCATGGTAAATACTTCCAAGGTATTGAGCAAATACTGGATTTGACAGAAAAACAGATTATTTTATCCTGCAAAGCACCTATGGTGCCACTTGCGGCCCAAGGGCAATTCCCGGTTAAATCTGTTAATACCTTTTTTGCCGATATTCAATATCAGGGGATGGTGGTATGGGTACAGCGATTCATGGAAGGGGCAAAAAGCCTTCCTTTGCAAACGGATTCCGCTGTGCTTTATGAAAAAATTCCTTTTGAAAAAGCCTTATTTGTGCAAGTGACCATTGAGGAAGCCACTGATTTTAAAATGGTAGCAACCTGCACGGTGTATGATCAGACCGGAAAGGTTTATATGCAAACCAAAGGAGCAACCGTAACCGTTTCGAAGCAATTAAGCTGGTAG
- a CDS encoding PfaB family protein, with protein MSKIAIIGTSGLFPGSATMEAFWENLLSGQDLTGLANEDDFGVDPALFFQKGKGVVDKCYSLRGGYIRDFQFDGKDYELAEDFLVKQDKLYQWSLYVAKEALRDSGYFKHSEVLKNCGLILGNLSFPTGSSHKLLSSIYTDTTAKALRTLLKEEQFQIKAHQKARPDNEVLTYTPSQMVSTALGLGASHYALDAACATSLYAIKLACDELLTGKADLMLAGAVCASDQLFIHMGFSIFHAYAEADKKFVPLDKNSAGLVSSEGAGMVVLKRLEDAERDQDHILAVIGGIGLSNDGRGKFLLSPNPKGQRLAFERAYFGYQSPLQEGDISPKNTNYLECHATGTPLGDLTEMNSIADFFAAHQTKPLLGSVKSNMGHLLTAAGMTGLLKVLLAMQKGTIPPNINLKDAVVADNGWIGQQQMILQATNWGGDQKQAGINSFGFGGTNAHMVVQHYQNGQPKAQGEKAVALQPMAIIGMDAHFGNCTNLDDFYSTIYQGKQHFTPLPKERWKGFDQHEDLLKTFGFADGHAPHGAYIEDFEIDLLRYKIQPKEAETLEPQQALILKVADNAIKDAGLKEGQNVAVLIAMEPELAIHHYLARWDMSWQLKEALQQRGIVLDVTQQMALEESCKNSLYYREGSQTPSQHTSFVGNIMASRIAALWDFSGAAFTVSCGENSVFKALEIAQNMLSQGEVDAVVVGGVDFSGGLENVLLRNQKEQVNRAAQPSLSLNKGEKGWLVGEGAGAVVLKRLSQAQHDPTYAIIDHIGQQRTSPDLGYLELAATGFASEEAREASFLFKQQVQAPLALGSVKANIGHTFAAAGIASLIKTTLCLHHRFIPGIPHWKGPKAEARFEQSGYYFPEKSRPWILEHGQNKRRAAVNGLDDIQIQLSESIHPISQKHDFLQKNAPQLIVLKGATEKDLLQQIAALETAMESQLPLSQIAQQFYEKSKNTPKAYTIALIAENISALHQEARFFRQQLPNGFAQQKTLKTPRGSYFTPHPLGEKGKVAFVYPGSSTAYPHLGQDLFQLFPQLYPYFEKKLPQLDQYLWPAYLFPKKLRASDPTKNIYDNAIAMMSIGVFYAAAYTHILREFFQVEPQMALGYSMGECSSMWYALGVWKADEAREFQESPIFKNRFAGNLELLAEHWQISQEEAKASWISLVLLAPVKAVEPLVEAQEKVYLTFINTENEVVISGDKEACLAIAAQLNCQHITIPFQNVIHHDFCEQERDGLLKMHQFPLQEKPAIDFYSSITQRKIKLDSLEIANNSTAVCCQKVDFPKTINTVFEAGANIFIELGAQATCTNWIKTILQEEDHLATSMNQKGKSDIQSLLEVLAQLASHGLAVDLSILYPSSTQASQERHFSKKIIPGGARIFDTILSEENRELFANIGRRKVKKAVEQFAMVAAVESFSDLGLRQANRPEIPSALPYSSSKATISLMETNIENSSTKTLTRKAVMGENGLRLQDFTTGEQLEGKEIIFSQIDLETFANGKIADVFGPEYAIIDTYPRRVMLPKDPYLLVSRVTGLNAKMGEYKPSTMQTEYDIPYGAWFTTDRQIPWAVSVESGQCDLLLISYLGIDFQNKGELVYRLLDCTLTFVDDLPFEGQTLRYDISINSFVKNGDNLLFFFSYRCYVQDRLVLKMDGGCAGFFSDKQLEEGNGVVYTEKELEARRTTPKQHFTPLLKTPKTAFSKEDLRHLINGEMEKCFEDESYYANGRNPSLCLPPEKILMIDRITSVDLTGGAYGLGYIVAEKDLHPDDWYFPCHFRDDEVLAGSLQAEGGGNLLRFFMLLLGLQRLTKDARYQPVFDLPQKVRCRKQVTPKDTKLVYKLEIKEIGLIPNPYVIGDLEIISDDVVTVHFENLGLQLREKSNPKYLEKTAGIPLSPRSEGALLNEKDITTFALDNLSKCFGEEFAIYDGRTVSRQPNTDLQLISRVLKIEGQRLDFSKPSTIWAEYDVPQDAWYYEQNAHKTMPYSILMEIALQPCGLLGAYLGSTLQFPDKNLYFRNLDGEGEMFDLPNGTDFRGKVIANKCVLVSSVALGGTILQNYTFELSVDGQVFYKGKSSFGFFPGEALASQVGLDKGKEVAPWYQTEALKPQDYMQIKLDSLYGKMKLFKAPTDKPHYRLSGGQLNLLDKLVLIKDGGQYDRGYIHASKAVKTYDWFFTCHFYQDPVMPGSLGVEAILEAMQVYALQQDLGKGFSSPAFVQLASHKTVWKYRGQILLHVKEMQLEVHIKTIEQRGHQLAIIADAYLWNDNMRIYQITDLALGIEEA; from the coding sequence ATGAGCAAAATAGCCATTATAGGAACATCAGGTCTTTTTCCCGGCTCCGCCACCATGGAGGCGTTCTGGGAAAACCTGCTATCGGGACAAGACTTGACGGGTTTGGCCAATGAAGATGATTTTGGCGTAGATCCGGCCTTGTTTTTCCAAAAAGGGAAAGGAGTGGTAGACAAATGCTATTCCTTGCGCGGCGGTTATATTCGCGATTTTCAGTTTGATGGCAAGGATTATGAATTAGCCGAAGATTTTCTAGTTAAGCAAGACAAGCTCTACCAATGGTCGCTTTATGTGGCCAAAGAGGCTTTGCGCGACAGCGGTTATTTTAAGCATAGCGAAGTTTTAAAAAATTGTGGTCTTATTTTGGGTAATTTATCCTTCCCAACCGGGTCTTCTCACAAATTGCTTTCTTCTATTTACACGGATACTACGGCAAAAGCCCTGCGAACCCTTTTAAAGGAAGAACAATTTCAAATAAAAGCCCATCAAAAAGCAAGGCCGGATAATGAAGTATTGACCTACACCCCCTCACAAATGGTCAGTACCGCATTGGGACTGGGTGCAAGTCATTATGCCTTGGACGCCGCCTGCGCCACCTCCTTATACGCCATCAAATTGGCGTGCGACGAATTGCTGACCGGCAAGGCAGACCTGATGCTGGCAGGAGCCGTTTGCGCCTCAGATCAACTCTTTATCCACATGGGTTTTTCCATTTTTCATGCCTATGCTGAGGCTGACAAAAAATTTGTTCCTTTGGATAAAAACTCAGCAGGCCTGGTTTCTTCTGAGGGTGCAGGCATGGTGGTTCTTAAGCGCCTGGAAGACGCAGAGCGTGACCAGGATCATATTTTGGCAGTGATTGGCGGCATTGGCTTATCGAATGATGGCCGGGGAAAATTCCTGTTGAGCCCCAACCCCAAAGGCCAACGTTTAGCCTTTGAAAGAGCTTATTTCGGCTACCAGTCTCCGCTGCAGGAAGGTGACATTTCACCCAAAAATACCAATTACCTGGAATGCCATGCCACGGGGACGCCCCTGGGTGACCTGACGGAAATGAATTCCATTGCCGATTTTTTTGCTGCACACCAAACCAAGCCACTCCTCGGATCGGTCAAGTCCAATATGGGACACTTGCTGACCGCCGCCGGCATGACTGGCTTGCTAAAGGTGCTATTGGCTATGCAAAAAGGGACCATCCCACCCAATATCAACCTGAAAGATGCCGTCGTGGCAGACAATGGCTGGATTGGGCAGCAGCAGATGATCCTGCAAGCTACGAACTGGGGTGGCGATCAAAAACAAGCGGGCATCAACTCCTTTGGCTTTGGTGGAACGAATGCCCATATGGTCGTGCAGCATTACCAAAATGGCCAGCCTAAAGCACAGGGAGAAAAAGCAGTCGCGCTACAACCCATGGCCATTATCGGAATGGACGCCCATTTTGGCAATTGTACCAATTTGGATGATTTTTATAGCACCATCTACCAGGGAAAACAACATTTTACCCCTTTACCAAAGGAGCGCTGGAAAGGATTTGACCAGCATGAAGACTTGCTAAAAACCTTTGGCTTTGCCGATGGACACGCCCCTCATGGCGCTTATATCGAGGATTTTGAAATCGATTTATTACGCTATAAAATTCAGCCCAAGGAAGCGGAAACGCTGGAACCTCAACAAGCGCTGATCTTAAAGGTGGCCGATAATGCCATCAAGGATGCGGGCCTCAAAGAAGGCCAAAATGTGGCGGTACTCATCGCTATGGAACCAGAGTTAGCCATCCACCATTACCTGGCCAGATGGGATATGAGTTGGCAATTGAAAGAAGCATTACAACAACGCGGAATCGTGTTAGATGTTACCCAACAAATGGCCTTGGAGGAAAGCTGTAAGAACAGCCTTTATTATCGCGAAGGCTCGCAAACGCCCAGCCAGCATACCAGCTTTGTTGGCAACATTATGGCCAGTCGGATTGCCGCCCTTTGGGACTTCTCCGGTGCTGCTTTTACGGTCTCTTGTGGAGAAAATTCCGTTTTCAAGGCCCTGGAAATCGCGCAAAACATGTTGTCACAAGGCGAGGTCGATGCCGTAGTGGTGGGTGGCGTAGACTTTTCAGGTGGATTGGAAAATGTCCTTTTGCGGAACCAAAAGGAACAGGTAAACCGGGCAGCACAACCAAGTCTTTCCTTGAACAAAGGCGAAAAAGGATGGTTGGTCGGTGAAGGTGCTGGCGCAGTGGTCTTGAAAAGACTTAGCCAGGCCCAGCATGACCCTACCTATGCCATCATTGATCATATCGGGCAGCAGCGTACTTCGCCAGACTTAGGTTACCTGGAACTGGCGGCAACGGGTTTTGCATCAGAGGAAGCCCGGGAAGCAAGCTTTCTTTTTAAACAGCAAGTACAAGCTCCACTGGCCCTTGGCAGTGTCAAAGCCAATATCGGCCATACCTTTGCAGCCGCCGGCATTGCCTCCCTGATCAAAACCACACTCTGCTTACACCATCGGTTTATTCCAGGCATCCCGCATTGGAAAGGCCCCAAAGCGGAGGCCCGTTTTGAACAAAGCGGCTATTATTTTCCCGAAAAATCACGCCCCTGGATTTTAGAGCATGGCCAAAACAAGCGGAGAGCGGCGGTCAATGGCCTGGATGACATTCAAATTCAATTATCAGAATCCATTCATCCCATTTCGCAAAAACATGATTTTTTACAAAAAAATGCACCGCAACTCATTGTGCTAAAAGGGGCTACAGAAAAAGACCTACTACAACAAATAGCAGCTTTAGAGACTGCCATGGAAAGTCAGCTGCCACTCTCCCAAATCGCCCAGCAGTTTTACGAAAAAAGCAAAAACACCCCAAAAGCCTATACTATTGCGCTAATCGCTGAAAACATAAGTGCACTACACCAAGAGGCCCGCTTTTTCCGTCAGCAATTGCCAAATGGTTTTGCACAACAAAAAACGCTTAAAACGCCAAGAGGAAGTTATTTCACCCCTCATCCGTTGGGTGAAAAAGGAAAAGTAGCCTTCGTCTATCCGGGTTCCTCCACTGCTTATCCGCACCTGGGCCAGGATTTATTCCAGCTTTTCCCACAGCTCTATCCTTATTTTGAAAAAAAACTACCGCAGCTGGATCAATATCTCTGGCCCGCTTATTTATTTCCTAAAAAATTAAGGGCGAGTGATCCGACAAAAAACATTTACGACAATGCCATCGCGATGATGTCGATAGGTGTTTTTTATGCGGCGGCTTATACCCATATCCTTCGCGAATTCTTTCAAGTGGAACCTCAAATGGCGTTGGGCTACAGCATGGGAGAATGCAGTAGCATGTGGTATGCATTGGGGGTTTGGAAAGCAGATGAGGCCAGAGAATTTCAGGAATCGCCCATTTTTAAAAATCGCTTTGCCGGAAACCTCGAATTACTGGCCGAGCATTGGCAAATCAGCCAGGAAGAAGCCAAAGCATCTTGGATCAGTTTGGTCTTATTGGCGCCTGTTAAGGCAGTAGAGCCACTCGTCGAAGCGCAAGAAAAGGTTTACCTCACCTTTATTAACACCGAAAACGAAGTGGTCATTTCGGGTGACAAAGAAGCTTGTTTGGCCATAGCTGCCCAACTGAATTGTCAGCATATAACCATTCCCTTCCAAAATGTCATCCACCATGACTTTTGTGAGCAAGAACGGGATGGCTTACTCAAGATGCATCAATTTCCTTTACAGGAAAAACCAGCCATTGATTTCTACTCCAGCATCACCCAGCGAAAAATCAAGCTGGACAGCCTTGAAATTGCTAATAACTCGACAGCTGTCTGCTGCCAAAAGGTAGATTTCCCTAAAACCATCAACACGGTATTTGAGGCAGGTGCCAACATTTTCATTGAACTCGGCGCACAGGCTACCTGTACCAATTGGATCAAAACTATTTTGCAGGAAGAAGATCACCTGGCCACCAGTATGAATCAAAAAGGTAAATCCGATATCCAATCCTTACTGGAAGTACTGGCTCAATTAGCTAGCCACGGCTTGGCTGTCGATTTATCCATCTTATATCCTTCTTCCACCCAGGCATCACAAGAAAGGCATTTCTCAAAGAAAATAATTCCAGGAGGCGCCCGCATTTTCGATACCATCCTGAGTGAAGAAAACCGTGAGCTATTTGCCAATATTGGCAGACGAAAAGTCAAAAAAGCAGTCGAACAATTCGCAATGGTAGCAGCAGTTGAATCCTTTTCTGACCTGGGCTTGCGACAAGCCAACAGGCCGGAGATTCCTTCTGCCCTACCCTATTCCTCATCTAAAGCAACCATTTCCCTTATGGAAACAAATATAGAAAACAGTAGCACAAAAACTTTGACGCGAAAAGCCGTCATGGGCGAAAATGGTCTTCGATTACAAGATTTCACTACAGGTGAGCAGCTGGAAGGAAAAGAGATTATCTTTTCTCAGATCGACCTGGAGACCTTTGCCAACGGCAAAATTGCCGATGTCTTTGGTCCGGAATACGCCATCATAGACACTTACCCTCGCAGGGTGATGCTGCCTAAGGATCCCTATTTACTGGTGAGCAGGGTGACCGGTTTGAATGCCAAAATGGGAGAGTACAAACCCTCGACCATGCAAACAGAATACGACATTCCTTACGGGGCCTGGTTTACAACCGACCGCCAGATACCTTGGGCCGTTTCGGTAGAATCTGGTCAATGTGATTTGCTATTGATCTCCTACCTCGGGATTGATTTTCAAAACAAAGGAGAGCTCGTTTATCGCCTCCTCGATTGTACTTTGACTTTTGTAGATGATTTGCCTTTCGAAGGGCAAACTTTGCGCTACGATATTTCTATCAATTCTTTTGTAAAAAACGGAGATAATTTACTGTTCTTTTTTAGCTATCGCTGTTATGTACAGGATCGACTGGTTTTGAAAATGGATGGTGGATGCGCTGGCTTTTTTAGTGACAAACAATTGGAGGAAGGCAATGGCGTAGTGTATACCGAGAAAGAACTCGAAGCCCGTCGAACCACCCCAAAACAACATTTCACCCCTCTTTTAAAAACGCCCAAAACGGCTTTTAGCAAGGAAGATTTGCGGCACCTCATCAATGGGGAAATGGAAAAGTGTTTTGAGGATGAATCTTATTATGCCAATGGACGCAATCCTTCCTTGTGTTTACCGCCAGAGAAAATTTTAATGATCGACCGCATTACTTCGGTTGATTTGACAGGCGGTGCTTATGGTTTGGGCTACATTGTGGCGGAAAAAGACCTGCATCCCGACGACTGGTATTTCCCTTGCCACTTCCGGGATGACGAAGTGCTGGCAGGTTCTTTGCAGGCGGAAGGCGGCGGTAACTTACTACGCTTTTTCATGCTCCTCCTCGGCTTACAACGCTTGACCAAAGATGCACGTTATCAACCCGTATTTGATTTACCACAAAAAGTACGTTGCCGTAAACAAGTAACGCCTAAGGATACCAAACTCGTGTACAAATTGGAGATTAAGGAAATTGGCTTGATCCCCAATCCGTATGTCATCGGCGATTTAGAGATTATTTCAGATGATGTGGTTACGGTTCATTTTGAAAACCTCGGCTTGCAACTAAGAGAGAAATCCAATCCCAAATACTTGGAAAAAACCGCTGGTATTCCTTTGTCACCCCGATCTGAGGGCGCTTTGCTCAATGAAAAAGACATCACCACTTTTGCGTTGGATAATCTATCAAAATGTTTTGGTGAAGAATTTGCCATCTATGACGGACGGACGGTTTCCCGGCAGCCTAATACAGATTTACAACTGATTTCCAGGGTCTTGAAAATAGAGGGCCAACGGCTCGATTTTTCTAAACCCAGCACGATTTGGGCGGAATATGATGTGCCACAGGATGCCTGGTATTACGAGCAAAACGCCCATAAAACGATGCCTTACTCCATCCTGATGGAGATTGCCTTGCAACCCTGTGGGCTTTTGGGGGCTTATTTGGGCAGTACCCTCCAATTTCCTGATAAAAACCTTTATTTCCGGAACCTGGATGGCGAAGGGGAAATGTTTGACTTGCCAAATGGTACCGATTTTCGTGGCAAAGTCATTGCCAATAAGTGTGTACTTGTTTCCTCCGTTGCACTGGGCGGAACCATTTTGCAAAACTATACTTTCGAGCTTTCCGTTGATGGGCAGGTGTTCTACAAAGGGAAATCTTCCTTCGGGTTTTTCCCAGGCGAAGCCCTGGCTAGCCAAGTTGGACTGGACAAAGGCAAAGAAGTCGCGCCCTGGTATCAAACAGAAGCCTTGAAACCACAGGATTACATGCAAATCAAGTTGGATTCCCTTTATGGCAAAATGAAACTGTTCAAGGCGCCGACTGACAAGCCACACTATCGACTATCGGGAGGTCAATTGAATCTACTGGACAAATTGGTCCTAATAAAAGACGGTGGTCAGTATGACAGGGGCTATATTCATGCCAGCAAAGCCGTCAAAACCTATGACTGGTTCTTCACTTGTCATTTTTACCAGGATCCAGTTATGCCAGGATCATTGGGTGTAGAAGCCATTCTTGAGGCCATGCAGGTTTATGCCTTGCAGCAAGATTTGGGCAAAGGCTTTTCTTCTCCAGCCTTCGTTCAACTGGCATCTCACAAAACCGTTTGGAAATACCGTGGACAAATTTTGCTGCATGTCAAAGAAATGCAACTAGAAGTACATATCAAAACCATTGAACAAAGGGGGCATCAACTGGCTATCATTGCAGATGCTTATTTGTGGAATGATAACATGAGGATCTATCAAATTACTGACCTGGCCTTGGGCATTGAAGAGGCTTAG